ATTCTAAAGTCATCAGTTTTAATCTAGTAGCTGTTGGAAgtgattaatattaaaattatcaaaacaaatttatataagtGCTACAGTTGTCAAACCCTGGTTCAGATAAATATTTATGAGTGGAATTTTGTTTCATGTGGTCCTCTTTTAGGCTACTGTATTTTTCGACTCTTCACCAAGGGAAATAACAAGAGTAACATTTTTAAATCCTAATTTCTTTATCTGAAATGCATATGGAGCTGCCACCTTCAGTGTAATGTAAATTTGTTTAGATATTTTCAAAGACATTAGAACAGTGACATTCAAACATTTAGAACAGCTGTGGCAACACCTCAGATTCATCCAAAAGTTTGGTCCTGTAAATATTGGATCATGTTTATTTTACTCTGTGCTTCTAACTTGGCTGATGTCATTGCAGTTCCTGTTAACATAATTAATGTTTGAAACAAGAGAGATATGaattaataatgaaagaaaatatgtaTACATCCATAAAAAGCTTGAAAACTTTGAAGATATTAATATCAGCTATGAATGGGAGAAAGTTTAGTATCAAAAAccaattattaaaaatgttagttttataaaaatagataTGGTTGGAACTCTgtaaactgttatatttgtaattctcagctttgtatttgttatttggGTTGTGGTGTTTTCAGATAAAAAATGCTTGTTTCCCAACTAATATCAGGAAGGTAGATTGGaaaataactatagattcattcaGGAAATAAAGAAAGCGATTCTGATGAGTTAACTGAGCATTctagtgtgtgtgtaaaatagAGACTGAAGAAAATTGGTAAAAATGAAAATCTTTATTAGTAAACAATCAAAAAGAAAATTTGGTGTACATACTTGTCCACAAGAAATGATTGTTGTCTCTACTGCTAAGCTATGCTTGTCCCCACACCTTTTTCTCTAGGGATAGACTTCTGTTGATTTAAATACCATGGTCTTAAAAGTAAGTATTCACTCTGTAATTTCATAGTAAAACTGAATAGAGAAAGCAAGATAATGTGTTCAGTTTTCcacacctctctctctctagggaCAAACTTCTGTTGATTTAAACACCATGGTCTTAAAAGTGAGTATTCACTCTGTAATTTCATAGTAAAACTGAACAGAGAAAGCAAGTTTACGTGTTCAGTTCCCcacacctctctctctctagggaCAGACTTCTGTTGATTTAAACACCATGGTCTCTCTCTAGTAAAACTGAACAGAGAAAGCAAGTTTACGTGTTCAGTTCCCcacacctctctctctctctataggGACAGACTTCTGTTGATTTAAACACCATGGTATTAAAAGTGAGCATTCACTCTGTAATTTCCCAGTAGAACTGAATAAAGAAAGTAGTCAGGAATTGGACATGTAAACTTGCTTTCTTTGTTCAGTTGACATCATCACATTGCATCCTTTGTTCCCTCACAGCTTTATCCAGGTATTACATTTAATCAGTGTGGTACTTGGTCAGTAAAGATATAACAGTGTCAGTCCTTTGAATCAGATGCTGTATATTATCACAATATTCTTTTGGCTAGAACATACACCACTGACTATAGAGAACAAAGAAATGCAGCAACTAGAACAAGGTAATCTTAATGCATTTCTAGATCACATGTTGCTACCATAAATTAATATAACCAAAaactttttttaagtttctatatcattaaaacaagtacaaatcacaataaaactggGTGTCACATTATGGGTTTAAGTACTTAAAACATAACCCCATTATTATTGCTTTTTAGTTgcttaaatttataaaacgttTCACCTTTTTCACCTTGGAAGTTAATTGAAAGATATATGAACAAACTCAGTTAGCTTcctttgattttgttgttttcatgtgttttactactagtataaaattattttttgtcaagtatggttttaatgtatttaatatagaattgaacaaattatttacatttttgcatAAGCGTAGTTTCATGGTCTTCCATTTTTGTTGATCATAACAATTACAAAAGGGCCAATAAAGGATCCAGGAAAAAGGAAGAAACTCACTAAGAAccttttaattatgaataaagcTCGAGAGTCTGTAATATATAGTCTTAAACTACgttatgagaaataaaaacatacatgtttttgtttgtttctttgtagttaatcacaaagctacacaaaatatatttattacacagaTGTTGAAGTATACAGATTTTATTTTCAGCATCTAATGGTTCTCTGAGATGGACTACAGAGGAAACACTCACTAAGAAATTGGTTGTCAGTGAAGAACCACCATtaaggtattttaataattttgaggAATGTTTTGAACTTTATAACTTAAGTCTGATGCAGTGAAGCAgatgtaaatagtttaaaatgtttgctaGAACACTTTTagttttttcatttgaaattacaTTCTgagttttataacaatttataataacttataaACTTTTGATTGTTCTCATGATTGGTGTACAAAGCAAAACCAGGGGAAAAGGTTTTATCAGTATTACCTCTAAGCTTGGAAAGTAGATATGGAGAATTAATAGTTTGATTTATACATGcaagttaaaagtaattttagtaaACACTGCTTTCCAAACTCTTGATTGCCATGAAAGTTTTAGGAGATTCTTAAATATGTCCCAGCTCAGGTAGATTATTGAAAGTAATTACACTGATGTGAAGTTGGTGACCATTAAACATTCCAGAAAGTTTTATGCTGATATTAAGTAGATTTGTATCACAAATAATGAACAGGCACACCATCTAGCAGggattttcttttataatgtagAGGTTTGAAATTTGGCCCATTCCAACTGCAATATAagcattattttaactttaattttaggGCTTACAGGATATCTAGTGAAAGTACAGAATATTGTGTTGTAACacttatatatatgttgtttttttttaagatctctgttattgttaacttcaatattaatagtgttaacattatttttctcaATATCATGATTTACTATAATGAAATTTCCAGTTAGAAGTGACCCAGGCCATATTCCAAAATAGTTTGGGAAATCCATGTAAATGCTACATTTGTCGTGGAGATAATTACTAGTTATTAAAAAGCATTGATGGGCTTCCTAATATAAGTACTTGCttgattatattttaaacctaaatttatatttataaaacaaaaaagtggatacacacacatgaatatatattttttttatttgtagtagagaaatatttactgattatttacatatttcttgtaaattgttatattattggaacatattattttataaatagttttatatattgcaGGAATTAGAATTAAGGCTTTCAAGTGTTTTTCTGAAGCTGTTCACTTACAAAGTACTCAAGCTCAAATGTTCTGCTACTTATAAATTACAAGGCTAAGGGTTTTTGAATGGAAGTTATAtgtaatagataaaatatttgtgttggaTCCTTCTTATACATATGCATTGTATGTTTCACAGTTTAGGTTGAaccttgattttgttttttggtgttttaacTCTTTATGTGTGGTACCTTTAGGTATAACTGATTTCTCAACAAGTATCTGATAAGTAAATCTGCAGATTATATCGAGAAATAATGGTATTGTTCTGTAACAGATAACTGAGTTTCTTTAAGTATAAAGTAAAGAGTCTGGACAAATGTGAACAAATTAAAATCTTCATTGCAACATACAAGTGAAGCAGTGTATGTACACTTATGGAGGCAAAATGgctattttttttcagaatatatcTCCATAGAACTAACATATTCTTCATGAAAGTTTTCACTTAATGATTTCTTAGCAGAAATTGGCTAAAAAAATACACTGGAATTCAAcagataaatttacttttttttttttatccagttgACAGCATTACCTCATGACCTTTGTTTCCTCACGGAATTGGTTGACtgttgggtcattccatgtcaaatcatccagggggctgcaggtgaccccaacagaatgccttgaaaaatttcacatgtgctcatctatccatacaatgaaaaattgccaaagattagatcaatatctttaatagtttctgatttacagccctgtacaatttaattagttttttgttatttttggtgaattcatttacttgcaactttggctgcttaaagctgcaagagtaatggtggtagaaggctgaaatttgctacactgactgaattaatcccaCAGagttcaaaaatggtctcaaaccaagtttatctctcttaggatttgcatagtgaggctatacaatcacctgaaaaccccaaatcataaaaaacattggtttatttaataagccatagctctaagacttaatatgatacaaagctgaattttttcttcaaatttcctataacatatcagttgataaatcagcaattgttgtaattaaaagtctgttacaTCTCCTGTAAAcaaatttagctgcatgcaactttttatgatttagctaaaaatagccctacttcaggccatagtttgaccatgtcaccagttattcagccttttcagatttttaccatatatttttacatctctgaatatgatctaccaaaaaaatcaagatggtgttcaacctacattttgagttataattttttaaaatatcctctgaccatacgttttttatttaaaaaaaaaattcagttcaggtgtgttactgtgtgcaaatatatccatacaagaGCAATGGCACTAGTGTTGAGCTCTTCACGAAGTGTTTCATTGGGTGTAATTGTCTCTGAGTCAGATTCAGCTGTTTCCATTTCGGAAGGATCTGGTTCATCCTCTGGTGGATATTGTGCCAAATTCTTTCGACAGTTGATGCACAGCTTTTGTCCTGGTTTCACTCCTGCCATTATGGCAGTGTCCTGATCCACTGTGCAAATGGATTGTGCAGAAAGCAAAAAGTCAgaattaatttattgtgaaaaataataaattaacaggcAGGCTAAATAAATTTTTGACACACACAATTGGATAATATAACAGAGAGAATGAATGTTCAATTCATAAAGCTGGGACTCAATAATCTGActtcaaaaaattataattccACCCtagatatatagaaatattacaatttacttACTTGATATTGTTTTTGCATGGATGAGCTGAGGGTCAGCACAAAATCTTTGCTCATTTTCATAGTAAGTGAGGAACATCTTTTCATGATGAAAACACACTGAATCAATATTATCCTGTTGAACATCTGATCTTCAGgttaaaagtgttgtttcttCAGTGGAAATTGAATCCAGTACTTTTATTCCAATTTTATGGCAATACTTCTTTAAGTGACATGGATCAGCTAAATGAGTTCCTATACTCAGGTAAATCATGCATACAATCCATTTCAGTGGTCACAATAGTCTGATGACACCTGAGATTATGTTACTGGCTTTTATACTGATCCATTATTGTGCAATAAATTAGGATTATGTCATCATCAAAATTTCTTCAGTTATTAAAAGAATCTAGCCATTCTTGAGCAATATGACCAAATGTGTTTGGACAGATTTCTAATGTTTCAGGATGATGCAAGAAAAAAAGTCGCTGGTCATACAGtatatgataattaattaaataaatattgcagATGTATTGTTTATCTGAAGTTAAACTAATATCAGCTTGCTGAGGAATAGGTAAATACTTTTGGTACTTTCCCATTGagctttattgtatttatatattcagTTGAAGTGAAAGTGTTTACCAGAAGtgtatttttgtgtaaaacattaattGAGCAATACTGAAGCAATCAATAGGACCATGGTTTTCTACACTGACTGCAGAAATCAGATCTTAACATTCCCAAACAACcaatttttctttacaatattcttctgattagaatatttcaatgggattcataattttttttcaaaattgtatggatatatttgcacacagtaacacacctgaattgaagttgttgtttttccaagtaaaaacgtatggtcagaggatactttaaaaaattataactcaaaaagtaagTTGAACAccatctttattttttttgtagatcaaaTTCAgggatgtaagaatatatggtaaaaatctgaaaaggctgaataactggtgacatggtcaaactgtggcctggaGTAGGGCTATGTtcagctaaatcataaaaagttgcatgcaactaaattttttttacaagagATCTAAtggacttttaattacaacaactgctgatttatcaactgatatgttacaggaaatttgaaaaaaaaatcagctttgtatcatattaagtcttaaagctatggcttattaaataaaccaatgtttttaacaattttgggttttcaggtgattttacagcattactatgaaaatcctaagagaatAAACTTGGTTTGGAACTATTTTTGAactctgtgagattaattcagtcagtgtagcaaatttcagccttctaccaccattactcttgcagcttcaAGCAGtcaaagttgcctgaaaatgaatttgccaaaaataaaaaaaaaaactagctaaATTTTACatggctgtaaatcagaaactattagagatattgatctaatctttggcaatttttcattatatgggtagatgagcacatgtgaatttttttcaaggcattctgaggtggtcacctggaaaattttccaaagtCTGGATGATTTTACATGGAATGATCTTGTTGCATTCAGTCTAGCAAAGAATTTTACAGTGCAGGGTTAACCCTATTGTCATGGTCATCCTTTATTCTGCATAATACAAGGTTTTAGttacttatatttaaaatgtgattaatctactttttgtttatgcAATACCAATGCAATCAATCATTTTCAGTGAAATTTGAAATGCATGTTACAAAGATGAATATCAACTTAAACTGTAATACAATAATCACTAGTTTACTTGGTTATTAAGAGAAGTGGTGAATGGAAggataacaaataacaacaaaggaTTATAAACATACTACAAAATAgttgagttttaaatatttaagtttagaaTAATTTTAGATCTAATGAGCTTTGTGAGTCACTTAGAACCAGGCAGTCTCTAGCTGTGAGTAAACTTTAATATAGAGTTCAAGGTCTTAAAATcctgacccagcatggccaggtgggtaaggcactcgactcgtaatttgagggttgcatgTTCAAAtttctatcacaccaaacatgctcatcctttcagctgtgggggtgttataatgtaacagtcaatcccattattcattggtaaaaaagtagcccaagagttggcaatgggtggtgatgactagctgcctttcctctaaattagggacagctagcacagatggccttgtgtagctttgtgcaaaattcaaaacaaactaaccttAAGTTTCTGTAGTAATGACAGATAAATCAGTATAAGATATATTGTGACCTGTGGTTTCAGAATGTGAGTGAATGGATAAGTGGCTGAGTTTAAATAGTGGATAGTCAATGCTGGTAGAGATTCCTAAATGTTTGCAGACTCTAGTTTTTAAGTGGCATTTTGTTTTTCCAATGTATATGACCTTACACTATTCTTTATGGCCTACCAAAAGTGCACAAAAGTAGACCTTCTCTTCACCTTAGTTTTTCAGTGGTAATCTCCTGAATTACAAGGTTTAGTGCCACATGGGGAAATTTGTTGAAAAGCCACATCAGAGACAGTATTTTGGCTTTTCATAGTCTTGATAAAATGAAGGATCTTATCTTCCCTCTTAACAGTTAGGGATAACAAGTCTGTTACTGTTTTTTGAACTCATGAGGGTTACTGAGCTGATGgttaattttatcattgtaatcAGTTTTTTTCATAATGACAATACCATTACATTTGTCTGGTTTAGTGCAAAAACGTTTTTTTTGACAGAATCTTAAGAGCTTTGAGTTCAGTAATGCCAAATGGAATGGTGGGACGTGACATCCAttccaactatttcaaatgactgagtgtaatgattgcagacagagccctttatcatttgcagctactaggtctggccaatgtctctaagctgtttattattatattattatttattactgctatagattgctcatttatgactgtgttttgtgtatttaataaataaatttttaaaaattcttttgaaattatgtcttatttagttcagagtaacaaacattcaggtaaaacaatattgaacatgcacaaacagtaagcagaaaaatcctttgtgtaaggactagtttgtatcatgtttatgacacttattgtaatagttttgcagcagTTGCAGCCTTtactttcatgagaatgtctctggatggttgggagttataacaacattgtccatttgactgcatacacatcttgtgtgttataatactgctcaaaactgagatGCTCAAGTTtagtctgaacttgcttttgtttttagtcactaaacgaaatatcctttcactgtcagcattaaaatggaagattgtaagaattccaagcataaccctacacagaatgtcatacttctggttgccatttccatccttaactgtagatagctgaacccaaaacttgtcaacattcaactgaaggacagtttctgagaaagtatcaatttgattgttcaaatattgcccttccaacttgtgaatagtgttgtgctcatgtgtattgacaaggacaggatacctgtctgtgaagaagcgtagagaagagaaatctttgctgacttttaGTTTTGtgtcagaagttcatcatttagagggaaatgtttcatcatgtaatttgtagctgcaatatagtatttcttgacattggtgtagaagctgatcaggtccaggtccttttcatatttaacaatgtattccttggcagcatttccagtagaaactgcctcatcagatttgtgtaaggattcattgttgtagtcaagttcagtgatgttgccttcaa
This genomic window from Tachypleus tridentatus isolate NWPU-2018 chromosome 10, ASM421037v1, whole genome shotgun sequence contains:
- the LOC143228277 gene encoding uncharacterized protein LOC143228277, with protein sequence MFLTYYENEQRFCADPQLIHAKTISMDQDTAIMAGVKPGQKLCINCRKNLAQYPPEDEPDPSEMETAESDSETITPNETLREELNTSAIALVWIYLHTVTHLN